ATACGCGGCCAGGCGGTTGTTGACGTTGTGGGTTTCGGCGAAGCGGACCACATCCTCGAACGACGAGCGCATGATGTGCTCCAGCTGCTCGTTGACCACCGACTCCTTCCAGAAGTAGCCCTGGCGGTCCTGCACCCACTCGAAGTAGGAGGCAGTGACGCCGCCGGCGTTGGCCAGGATGTCTGGGATGACGAAGACGCCCTTCTCACTGAGGATGTCGTCGGCGGCGGCGGTGGTGGGGCCGTTGGCGCCCTCGCACAGGATGCGGGCTTTGACGTTACCGGCGTTCTGGGTGGTGATCTGGTTCTCGGTCGCCGCGGGGAGGAGGATGTCGCAGTCGGTGACCAGCAGCTCGGCGCCGGTGGACTTCTCGGCCTCGGGAAAGCCGGTGAGGGTGTGGTTGCGCTGGCGGTACTCGACCAGGGCGTTGACGTCGAGGCCGTTGCGGTTGTAGATGGCGCCGTCCCACTCGGCCACGCCGATGATGCGGTAGCCGGCGTCGTGCATCAGCCGCGCGGCGTTCGAGCCCACGTTGCCGAAGCCCTGCACGATCACCCGGGTCTCCTCGCGGTTCATGTTGAGCTTCTTGAGGGCCTCGTCACACACCACCATCAGGCCGCGGCCGGTGGCCTCCAGGCGCCCGCGCGACCCGCCCATGTTGATGGGCTTGCCGGTGACCACCGCGGTCACCGTCTGCCGCATGTGCATGGAGTAGGTGTCCATCATCCAGGCCATGGTCTGCTCGTTGGTGCCCAGGTCGGGGGCGGGGACGTCCTTCTCCGGCCCGATGAACTCCACCAGCTCGGCGGTGTAGCGCCGGGTGAGCTTCTCCAACTCAGTCTGGGACATCTTCTTGGGATCGCAAATGATGCCGCCCTTGGCTCCGCCGAAGGGGATGTTGACCACGGCGCACTTCCAGGTCATCCAGGAAGCCAGGGCGCGGACCTCGTCCAGGGTGACGTCCGGGGAGTAGCGCACGCCGCCCTTGGCCGGGCCACGGGCGATGGAGTGCTGCACCCGGAAGCCGGTGAAGACCTCCATTTTGCCGCTATCCATCATCACCGGGATGTGGACGATGATCTCGCGGTTGGGCTGGCGCAGGATCTTGCACAGCCCCTCGTCCAGGTTCAGCTTCTTGGCCGCCAGGTCGAAGCGCGCCGCCTGCGAGTCCCAGGGGTTGATCTCCTGCTCCAGCGAGATGGTCTTCATGGTCATGGCGGCCTCTGCGGGACTGGAAGTATAGAAGAAGCGGTGGCTGGTGGGCTAGTGGCCGCCCTGCGGCGGGCACCCCAGCCGAGGGCGGCTGGGCTACGCGAATCCTAGAGGTGCAGGACCATGCCCTCGGCGGCGGCGCGCACCGCAGGGTAGTGGTTGCGGGCCTCGGTGACGATGCCGTCGATGCAGCTGTCGGGATGGTCGGGGTCGTGGTGGAAGAGGATCAGCTCCTTGGCCCCCGATTCCATCACGATGTTGACCGCCTCGCGCCAGGTGGAGTGCCCCCAGCCTTTCCGGGAGGCGGCGTACTCGTCGGGAGTGTACTGGGCGTCGTAGATCAGCACGTCGGCGCCCTCGGCCAGCTTGCGCACGTTCTTATCGAAGACGGGGTGGCCGGGCTCGTTGTCGGTGGCATAGACCACCACGCGGTTGTCGGTCTCCACCCGGAAGCCCAGGCAGCCTTGGGGATGGTTCAGCCACATGGACTGCACGATGCAGTCGTCGAAGGCGATGCGGTCTTCCTCGATGTCATAGAAGTTGCGGTGCGCCTTCATCTCGTTCATGTCCACGGGGAAATAGGGGTCGGCCATCTGCTCCTCGATGGCCCGCTGCAGGCCGCGGCTGCGGCTGGAGGAGTGGAAGAAGAAATAGTTCTCGGGATTGCTGTACAGCGGCAGGAAGAACGGGATGCCCTGGATGTGGTCCCAGTGGAAGTGGGAGATG
This Terriglobales bacterium DNA region includes the following protein-coding sequences:
- a CDS encoding MBL fold metallo-hydrolase, giving the protein MQVKFWGVRGSTPTPQPENLRYGGNTSCVEMRINGHLYIFDCGTGFRNLGKQMMQESAGQAVYAHVFISHFHWDHIQGIPFFLPLYSNPENYFFFHSSSRSRGLQRAIEEQMADPYFPVDMNEMKAHRNFYDIEEDRIAFDDCIVQSMWLNHPQGCLGFRVETDNRVVVYATDNEPGHPVFDKNVRKLAEGADVLIYDAQYTPDEYAASRKGWGHSTWREAVNIVMESGAKELILFHHDPDHPDSCIDGIVTEARNHYPAVRAAAEGMVLHL
- a CDS encoding Glu/Leu/Phe/Val dehydrogenase; its protein translation is MKTISLEQEINPWDSQAARFDLAAKKLNLDEGLCKILRQPNREIIVHIPVMMDSGKMEVFTGFRVQHSIARGPAKGGVRYSPDVTLDEVRALASWMTWKCAVVNIPFGGAKGGIICDPKKMSQTELEKLTRRYTAELVEFIGPEKDVPAPDLGTNEQTMAWMMDTYSMHMRQTVTAVVTGKPINMGGSRGRLEATGRGLMVVCDEALKKLNMNREETRVIVQGFGNVGSNAARLMHDAGYRIIGVAEWDGAIYNRNGLDVNALVEYRQRNHTLTGFPEAEKSTGAELLVTDCDILLPAATENQITTQNAGNVKARILCEGANGPTTAAADDILSEKGVFVIPDILANAGGVTASYFEWVQDRQGYFWKESVVNEQLEHIMRSSFEDVVRFAETHNVNNRLAAYMLAIERVAFTIRQRGIYA